In one Xyrauchen texanus isolate HMW12.3.18 chromosome 18, RBS_HiC_50CHRs, whole genome shotgun sequence genomic region, the following are encoded:
- the LOC127658653 gene encoding nucleoporin NUP35 has translation MDIQSIEPMTLGSPTSPKPGAQFLPGFLMGDLPAPVTPQPRSFGLTGGGAETRSPLLAGGSPPQPVVPTPKDKSGAPPVRSIYEDLNSSGVGMSPLAARKQPFAGVHTPLSGLPGTPGTASNFFSPAGQQRKTTLSPAQVDPFFTQGDALSSEDQLDDTWVTVFGFPPASASYILLQFAQYGNIIKHVMSNTGNWMHIQYQSKLQARKALSKDGKIFGEAIMIGVKPCIDKSVMEVSDKCSTTSSVFTPPLKALCTPSHPLSTPRSVMRPLSSAYKVSSSDYQVVSDQQTPKKDDSFVSKAMEYMFGW, from the exons ATGGACATCCAGA GTATTGAACCAATGACACTCGGCTCCCCAACATCCCCCAAGCCTGGGGCTCAGTTTTTACCTGGGTTTCTGATGGGAGACCTTCCTGCTCCAGTTACACCTCAACCTAGATCTTTTGGGTTGACAGGAGGTGGGGCAGAAACAAGGTCTCCTCTGCTGGCTG GGGGATCTCCTCCACAGCCAGTTGTCCCAACACCTAAAGACAAGAGTGGAGCCCCCCCAGTCAGAAGCATTTATGAAGACCTCAACAGTTCCGGTGTGGGAATGTCACCTCTCGCTGCTCGCAAACAA CCATTTGCTGGAGTGCATACACCACTGTCTGGTTTGCCAGGGACACCAGGGACAG CTTCAAATTTTTTTAGCCCAGCAGGACAGCAGAGGAAGACGACACTTTCTCCAGCTCAAGTAGATCCCTTCTTCACACAAGGAGATGCTTTGTCCTCTGAAGACCAGCTGGATGACACCTGGGTCACAGTGTTTGG GTTCCCTCCAGCATCTGCTTCATACATCCTTTTACAGTTTGCACAGTAtggaaacataattaaacatGTA atgTCTAATACAGGAAATTGGATGCACATACAGTATCAGTCTAAACTGCAGGCACGAAAAGCTCTCAGTAAAGATGGAAAGATATTTGGTGAAGCCATAATGATTGGTGTCAAACCGTGTATTGATAAG AGTGTAATGGAAGTTTCAGACAAATGCAGTACTACCAGTTCTGTGTTCACACCCCCGCTGAAGGCTCTCTGCACCCCCAGTCACCCTTTATCAACTCCACGGTCTGTCATGAGACCTCTCAGTTCTGCTTACAAAGTATCCAGCAGTGACTACCAG gtTGTGTCAGATCAACAGACACCAAAAAAGGATGACAGTTTTGTGTCTAAGGCAATGGAGTATATGTTTGGATGGTAA